A part of Flavobacteriaceae bacterium GSB9 genomic DNA contains:
- a CDS encoding nuclear transport factor 2 family protein, producing the protein MKSKLTFTLFITLGLFFTSCNAQEDLINDEFPEAKQEVMETFGAIAQSIKDKDLDKLISFHAYGPKFTEFKNGEPRNGDKANEAHERNVFGSVSEVIKFDAKDLQIAVYGNVANVTFHSDFHLKFDEDLVIVNDQITLLFVKTNDGWKMVHEHHSPLKKVE; encoded by the coding sequence ATGAAATCAAAATTAACCTTTACACTTTTCATCACTTTAGGTCTGTTCTTTACCAGCTGCAATGCTCAAGAAGACTTAATAAATGATGAATTCCCTGAAGCTAAACAAGAAGTAATGGAAACATTTGGTGCGATCGCACAAAGCATCAAGGATAAAGATTTAGACAAACTTATTTCTTTCCACGCTTATGGTCCAAAATTTACAGAATTTAAAAATGGAGAACCGCGTAATGGTGATAAAGCTAATGAAGCTCATGAACGGAATGTATTCGGTTCTGTTTCAGAAGTTATTAAATTTGATGCAAAAGATTTACAAATAGCCGTTTATGGCAATGTAGCAAATGTAACTTTTCATTCTGATTTCCATTTAAAATTTGATGAAGATTTAGTGATAGTAAACGATCAAATAACGTTATTATTTGTTAAAACTAACGATGGGTGGAAAATGGTGCATGAACATCACTCACCTTTAAAAAAAGTTGAATAA
- a CDS encoding antibiotic biosynthesis monooxygenase yields MKTNKSLAVILILAASIFVLVGWYPLKNESGINSGQNVIVLLKFKAQPDKGGHAVSALINLFEKVKEEPNFISIKLHVDPTDNTNILLYEEWKDQDYYNTEHMNTAHLQEFMANSKNFIAGPPEITFWEVKNIVK; encoded by the coding sequence ATGAAAACCAATAAAAGTTTAGCAGTAATCCTAATTCTAGCAGCATCGATATTCGTTCTAGTTGGATGGTATCCCCTTAAAAATGAATCAGGTATTAATTCAGGACAAAATGTAATTGTTCTACTCAAATTTAAAGCCCAACCAGACAAAGGGGGTCATGCGGTTTCAGCATTAATTAATCTTTTTGAAAAAGTTAAAGAAGAGCCAAATTTTATCTCAATAAAACTTCATGTTGACCCCACCGACAACACAAATATCTTACTCTACGAAGAATGGAAAGATCAGGATTATTATAATACCGAGCATATGAATACTGCACATTTGCAAGAGTTCATGGCCAATTCCAAAAACTTCATAGCTGGACCACCAGAAATCACTTTTTGGGAAGTCAAAAATATTGTTAAATAA
- a CDS encoding alpha/beta fold hydrolase, producing MKPRTNYTKSGAFNIAYQVIGEGPVDIIYIPGWVSNIDMMWSEPRYAAFLTRLTFFSRLIIFDKRGTGLSDRSDECSTMEERMEDINAVMDATKSEKAFLFSHSEGGSVSLLFSLNYPGKTLGIIGFGIFAKRRYSEDYPWAPTDEEREVSNRLIENNWAHGKLDELRTLVPSLAHDNGFMHWLASYLRSGGSPKAALILHKQCTHIDVTNILDSIKAPTLLLFREGDIEILVEEGRYIAERIPNSKFVTFKGKDHLFWTGDTYPILAEIQEFVTGIRPNRTDFNRNNKENKKLGIDLETVMSENFLYNLKVEEFAKLCGRSLSTFKRDFKAVYDTTPSKWIKTKRLDYSKKLLIESSLNINQICYECGFVNSSHYNKSFKEQFDITPLQFRVKNRVL from the coding sequence TTGAAACCTAGAACTAATTATACAAAAAGCGGAGCTTTTAATATTGCCTATCAGGTAATAGGAGAAGGTCCTGTAGACATTATTTATATTCCTGGTTGGGTATCAAATATTGATATGATGTGGTCTGAACCTAGATATGCTGCATTTTTAACAAGACTTACATTCTTCTCACGATTAATAATATTCGACAAAAGAGGTACTGGGCTGTCAGACAGATCTGATGAGTGTTCTACTATGGAAGAACGAATGGAGGATATCAATGCAGTAATGGACGCTACAAAATCAGAAAAAGCATTTTTATTTAGCCATTCAGAAGGAGGCTCAGTAAGTTTATTATTCTCTTTAAATTATCCAGGAAAGACATTGGGCATCATTGGTTTCGGAATTTTTGCTAAACGTAGATATTCTGAAGATTATCCATGGGCACCAACAGATGAAGAACGTGAAGTTTCAAATAGATTAATTGAAAACAATTGGGCACATGGTAAATTAGATGAATTGAGAACACTTGTACCTTCTCTTGCTCATGATAATGGATTCATGCATTGGCTAGCCAGTTATTTGCGTTCTGGTGGAAGCCCAAAAGCTGCCTTGATTTTACATAAACAATGTACACACATTGATGTGACTAATATTTTAGATTCAATAAAAGCTCCAACACTTTTACTTTTTAGGGAAGGAGATATCGAAATCCTAGTTGAAGAAGGCAGATATATCGCCGAGCGAATACCAAATTCTAAATTTGTTACATTTAAAGGAAAAGATCATCTTTTCTGGACTGGAGATACATATCCGATTTTAGCAGAAATACAAGAATTTGTTACTGGGATTCGCCCCAATAGAACAGATTTCAATAGGAACAATAAAGAAAACAAAAAATTAGGTATTGATTTAGAAACAGTTATGTCCGAAAATTTTTTATATAATTTAAAGGTTGAAGAATTTGCTAAATTATGTGGCAGAAGCCTTTCAACTTTCAAGAGGGATTTTAAAGCTGTTTATGATACTACACCTTCTAAATGGATTAAAACTAAACGCCTTGATTATTCTAAAAAACTTCTTATTGAAAGTAGTTTAAATATAAACCAAATATGCTATGAATGTGGATTCGTAAATTCATCACATTATAACAAATCCTTTAAAGAACAATTTGATATTACCCCACTTCAATTTCGGGTTAAAAATAGAGTACTCTAA
- a CDS encoding antibiotic biosynthesis monooxygenase codes for MGKKSKIIRTWKGWTTIENAPIYEDMLINEIFPSVKKKGVDGLEKVSISTRQIDAEMEFFLVLRFDSLESVKKFAGENYKKAYIPDNAKEVLKRYDKTAEHYKLKGELILKVTKE; via the coding sequence ATGGGTAAGAAATCAAAAATAATAAGAACCTGGAAAGGATGGACTACCATAGAAAATGCTCCTATTTATGAAGATATGCTTATTAATGAGATATTTCCATCAGTAAAAAAGAAAGGAGTGGATGGATTAGAAAAAGTTAGTATTTCGACGAGGCAAATCGACGCTGAAATGGAGTTTTTTCTGGTTCTTAGGTTTGACTCTCTAGAATCCGTAAAAAAATTTGCAGGAGAAAATTATAAAAAAGCATATATACCTGATAATGCAAAGGAAGTATTAAAAAGGTATGACAAAACTGCTGAACATTATAAGTTAAAAGGAGAGTTAATACTCAAAGTGACGAAAGAATAG
- a CDS encoding aminotransferase class V-fold PLP-dependent enzyme produces MKENRINSIEINREEFRKIGHQLIDNISDFIYNIDKKPVTTNETPSQLQDILGSSPLPENGISSTELITRATDLLLNHSLLNGHPKFMGYITSSASPIGALGELLASTINPNVGAHILSPIATEIEKQTVQWLAEFIGLSSNYGGILVSGGNMANFTAFLAARTAKAPKSIKEDGLSDISKKLTVYCSKTTHTWIDKASILFGLGTKSVRWIKTDSSNRMNNKILEETIKKDIENGCQPIMVIGTAGDVSTGVVDNLEGISTICKAYDLWFHIDGAYGLPAAVIPKYKKDLFDGISEADSLALDPHKWLYSPLEAGCTLVKNPQHLIDTYSSHPEYYNFSKSKTEIAENFYEYGLQNSRGFRALKVWLTLQQVGRCGYEKLIHEDIELSKQLFQLADNHKELEAVSQNLSITTFRYIPPNCEEDNEYLNILNQQLVNQLQKEGEVFLSNAIVNKKYCLRACIVNFRTTQKDIEEIINIIIRVGRKIQLKLLNVKK; encoded by the coding sequence TTGAAAGAAAATAGAATTAATTCCATTGAAATAAACAGAGAAGAGTTTCGGAAAATTGGACACCAATTAATAGATAACATTTCTGATTTTATCTATAACATTGACAAAAAACCTGTTACAACAAATGAAACTCCAAGTCAATTACAAGATATATTAGGAAGCTCTCCTTTACCTGAAAATGGTATATCCTCAACAGAACTAATAACTAGAGCAACGGATTTATTACTTAACCATTCGTTGTTGAATGGGCATCCTAAATTTATGGGATATATAACTTCATCTGCTTCGCCAATTGGAGCCTTAGGTGAATTATTGGCATCAACTATTAATCCAAACGTTGGTGCCCACATTTTAAGCCCTATAGCTACTGAAATTGAAAAACAAACAGTTCAGTGGTTAGCTGAATTTATTGGCCTTTCCTCAAACTATGGAGGAATTTTAGTTAGCGGTGGAAATATGGCCAATTTTACTGCATTTTTAGCTGCACGAACAGCCAAAGCACCTAAAAGTATAAAAGAAGATGGGCTTTCAGATATATCTAAAAAGTTAACTGTTTATTGTTCTAAAACCACACATACTTGGATTGATAAAGCTTCTATATTATTTGGTTTAGGTACAAAATCTGTTCGTTGGATTAAAACTGATTCTTCAAATAGAATGAATAATAAAATTCTAGAAGAAACGATTAAAAAAGATATAGAAAATGGTTGCCAACCCATAATGGTAATAGGTACAGCTGGAGACGTAAGTACTGGTGTTGTAGATAACTTGGAAGGTATTTCAACTATTTGCAAAGCTTATGATTTATGGTTTCATATTGATGGTGCTTATGGTTTGCCGGCAGCCGTTATTCCCAAATACAAAAAAGACTTATTTGATGGAATTTCAGAAGCTGATTCCCTAGCTCTTGACCCACATAAGTGGTTATACAGTCCACTTGAAGCGGGTTGTACTTTGGTTAAAAACCCTCAACACCTAATAGATACCTACAGCTCACATCCTGAATATTATAACTTTAGCAAAAGCAAAACCGAGATCGCTGAAAACTTTTATGAGTATGGGTTGCAAAATTCGCGTGGCTTTAGGGCTTTAAAAGTTTGGTTAACTTTACAACAAGTAGGCAGATGTGGTTATGAAAAATTAATTCATGAAGATATAGAATTATCAAAACAACTATTTCAGCTTGCAGATAACCATAAAGAATTAGAGGCGGTATCTCAAAATTTAAGCATTACAACTTTTAGATATATTCCACCGAACTGTGAGGAAGATAACGAATATTTGAATATACTAAATCAACAATTAGTAAATCAATTGCAGAAAGAGGGTGAAGTCTTTCTATCCAACGCCATTGTAAATAAGAAGTATTGTTTAAGAGCTTGCATTGTTAATTTTAGAACAACACAAAAAGACATTGAAGAAATTATTAACATTATTATTCGAGTAGGAAGAAAAATACAATTAAAACTATTAAATGTAAAAAAATAA